Sequence from the Nitrosopumilus maritimus SCM1 genome:
TTTGCTCTTGGGCAAACTACTATTCCTCGAGTTTTTTTTGCAGCTAGATGAAGATCACTGTTTGATGCATGAGTCATATGAATAAGAAAATGAGGTTTCATGGACAATGCACGAATCACTTCAGATTTTCTAGTCATCTTTTTAGATCTTGAAACGCTCTGTTTTGTTTCAGCAGAATGAATTGCTCGAATCTTTGATGTCTTTGAGTAATGATTCAATGTTGAAGTACTGTTCTCATTTGCACCACTAACTCCAATACCATCACATTTTTGAAGAATTAGAGGCAATTCCTTGGCTTTTTCTTTAGGAATGGGGAGATTTTTTTTGATTTCAGTTGAATTTTGGTAGAAATTAACCCTACCCAAAATAATTGATCGGATTGGAATTTCAGATAATGTTTTTTTCAACAAGATAACACCATCTAAACCCCCTTCTCTAAAATCAACAAAGGTGGTTATTCCTTTTCTAATCATAGAATGACATGTATTTTTCATAAAATTAGACAAATTTTCAGGAGGAGTGTTTTTTAGAATTTTTGACTTTGCCCCAAAAACAGGATGTATTTTTTTATCTACAGAACTTTCTAGAGTGACATCTTTTCCAATTGAATCACCTATGTGTGTATGTGCATTGATAAATCCTGGGATCAATAAAAGATCTTCACAGTCAATAGAATCCTCTTTACCACTTGGTTTAATGTTAGGTTGAATTCGTTTGAATCTACCATCTTGAATTTGTACATTTGTTTTTGAAACAAATTCTAATTCTTTTCCTAAAAGGAGACTAATGTTCTTGATTAACATGATAATTCATAAACTTCAGGTTTTTCTTTTCCTGAATCTCGAATTTCACGAATTGTATCAAGCGATTTTGTGGCTAATTTTACAGCATCTCTACATGTAGAAGCATTACCAATACCACAATTCAGAAAAATCTTATCATCATTTTTTATCATGTTAATGAAATCTTGTACAGATTTTTTTCCATCATCACTTGCAACTACCATAAAGTTATCACCTCCCATAAAAAACGTAAGTGAATTTTTTTCCAGAAAATATTTTGACATTCTTGAATATAATTGAAAGATTATAGATGAAATCTCATATGGAGAATTGGTTGTTCTTTTAGATGAAAGATCATCAACGTCCAAA
This genomic interval carries:
- a CDS encoding amidohydrolase family protein; this encodes MLIKNISLLLGKELEFVSKTNVQIQDGRFKRIQPNIKPSGKEDSIDCEDLLLIPGFINAHTHIGDSIGKDVTLESSVDKKIHPVFGAKSKILKNTPPENLSNFMKNTCHSMIRKGITTFVDFREGGLDGVILLKKTLSEIPIRSIILGRVNFYQNSTEIKKNLPIPKEKAKELPLILQKCDGIGVSGANENSTSTLNHYSKTSKIRAIHSAETKQSVSRSKKMTRKSEVIRALSMKPHFLIHMTHASNSDLHLAAKKTRGIVVCPRANSSLAEGIPDITLMQKAGCTLGLGTDNVMINSPDMFREMDYLWKVTMGIHKKRINPKEILKMATVNGGKILKKDIGVIETKKIADCIFLNKHALDLEPMHEPYASIVHRASESAIQAVMIGGKIVHGKI